One Halobacterium wangiae genomic window, GATGGCCTCCGTCGGCAGCACGACGTGACCGCTGGACGAGGACATCGCCTTCCCCTCCAGCAGGCCCATACCCGCGACCGCGATGCCCTCCGGCCACTTCGACTCGTCGAACAGGTCGGTGTGGTGGAACAGGTAGAACGTGAGGTGGTTCGAGATGAGGTCGTTCCCCGAAATGCGGTAGTCGACGGGGTACCAGTACTCCCACTCCTCGCGCAGGTCGAGGGCCGTCTCGTCCGGGTCGTCGACGGCATCCGCGCCGTAGAACAGCGTGTCGAAGAACTCGCGGTCCATCTGCTCCGGCGGGACGTCTTCCAGCCGGTGGGCGATGGTGTAGTAGGACATGTACACCGTCGAGTCCGACAGCGGCTCGATGACGAAGTCGTCGTCCCACGGAAGCCGGGTGCCGAGGCCGTAGTTCCGGATGCACGGCCACTCGTTCAGCCAGTCGACGGTGTGGTCGAGCTGGTCGCGGGTGTTCTCCGGGATGGCGTCCAGGTCCGCGATGGCCTCGTGAGCGAGTTCCTTCCAGTCCTGGTCGCTGTACGTGAGGAACCAGGTGTCCTGCTTGGCCACTTCGACCTCGCCGCCACAGCGGCAGACGACCTCCTCGGAGAACTCGTACATGGTGTCGAACTCCCCGCTCGACTGGAAGTGGTCGGCGAGTTCGTCGCGGACGTCCTCGACGATCGCACCGGCGTACTCGCCGTACATGTCCTTCAGCGTCCCGCTGTGGAACTCTCGGTTGTACACCTGCTGGGTGGCGTCCTCGAGAGCGGGGTCGTCGCTGGACTCGATACCGAACTCCTCGACGGCGGCCCGCGCCGGGAACTCGTCGTCGTAGGCTTCGACGTCGATGATGGCCTTCGGTTCGATGGCGTCGACGTCGGCGGGGTCGATGCCGTACTCGCGCATGCGCTCGTCGTCTGCCTTCGCCTCCTGCAGCGCCACCCAGTCGTCGGGCGAGTGGGCCGGCACGGACATCACGACGCCCGTCGCGTTGTCCGCGTCGACGAAGCCCGCTGGCAGGACGAGGACGTCCTCGCCCGTGACGGGGTTGGTGACGTGCTCGCCGACCAGTCGCTCGCCCGTAAACCGGTCGAGAATCTCCACGTCCCGCTGCTGGAGGACGAGTTTCTCGGCGGCCTCGTCGCTGACCAGCCAGCGTTCGCCGTCCACGTTCGCCTCGACGTAGTTCGCGCCGGGGTCGATGTAGGCGTTCGTGACGCCCCGGACGGTCTCCGGGCGCAGCGTCGCCATCGGCACCACCGTGTCGCCCGACTGGAACTTCACGAGCGTGTACTCCTGGAACTCCGCCTCCTCGCCCTCCAGGATGTCGTGAGTGGTGACGGGGTTCTCCTCGTCGGTGCAGTACTTCACGGGGTGGAGGCCCTTCTCCAGACGGCCGTGGTCCCGCAGTGTCTCGTACTGCCACGTGACGAACTTCGAGTAGCGCTCGTCGTTCGTCGTGAACTCCCGGCGCCAGTCGATGCTGAGGCCGAGGGACTGCATGTTCTCCTTGTAGTGGTTCTCGATGAAGTAGCGCGCGAACCCCATCGGCGTCTCCAGGGTCTCGAGTTCGTCCTCGGGGACGTTGTACGTGTCCCGGAGCACGGAGAGCTGCTCCTCCTCGCCCTTCTGCAGGCGGTTCACCGCGCCGATGATCGGCGTGCCGGTGACGTGCCACGCGATGGGGAACAGTACGTTGTCGCCCTGCAGCCGTCGGTAACGAGCGTAGACGTCCGGCACGGTGTAGGTGCGGGCGTGGCCGATGTGCATCCCGCCGGAGGGGTAGGGGTAGGGGACGGTGACGAACGTCGCGTCCTCGTCGTCGGAGTCGGGCGTGGCGTCGTAGCGACCGCCCTCCGCCCAGCGGTCCTGCCACTTCTGTTCGATTTCCCGTGGCTGGTAGGTCATACCCGACGTGACTCCCCCGCAGTCCAAAAGCCCTCCCATCGTGACTGTTCGACCTGTCAGGTTGCGAAGAAAACCGGTGTGGGGTAGCGCGTTACACACAACGATTTTCAGCTCCCTCTCCCTCCAACGAGCTCGTGGGCGAAGCGGTGACGGGGTTCTCCTACGACGCACTCGACCTCGGCTTCACGCCCCCGGTCCGGGGTGGCGACCGCCCAGCGGACTGGGCGGCGGCAGTCGACACCGTCGCCGAGGAAGTCGCGACTGTCCTCCAGGGAGCACGCCGGTAGTCGGTCCGAGCGAGGCGAGACGACTGGTGGCGCCTACTCGATGTCCACCGTCGTCCCGTCGTCGGACGCGCTCGCCTTCGGCAGTTCGACGGTGAGGACGCCGTGCTGGAACGACGCGCTCGTGGCGTCCTCGTCGACGGCCTCCGGGAGCGTGAGGCTCCGACTCGTCGAGCGCTCGCTGCGCTCCCGACGGATGTACTGCTCCTCGTCGATCTTGGTGTCCTCGGACCGCTCGGCGTCGATGCGGAGCGTCCGGTCCTGTACCTCTACCTCGATGTCCTCGCTCTCGAACCCGGGGAGGTCGGCGGTGACCGTGAAGCGCCCGTCGGCGTCCTTCACGTCCACCGCGAACTCGCTGCCGCCGTCGCGTGCGTCGTCGAGTCGTTCGAGAATCCGTTCCAGTTCCTCGAAGGGGATGCCGCGAGAGGTCATGCACGAAGGTTCTCTCCGAACCGCCGAAAAGCCACCGGCCACTTACACGTCTGAAGCAATCGACGGCCGAGCATCCGCGAGCGAACGGTTCGGAAAGCCCGAGCGAAGCGGTTCACTCCGCGAGTTTTTGCCGAACGAGCGGCGCAAAAGTGCGTTTAGACGACGTGCTCGACGTCGTAGGAGCCGAGGCGGTGGACCCAGCCGTCCTCGGCGATGGCCTCGATCTCCTCGAGGGCGGCCTGCGTGCGCTCCTCGTAGAGGCCGGCGGCGACGTCGACGTGGAAGACGTAGTCACCGAGTCGCTCGCCGGAGGGCCGGGACTCGACCCGGGAGAGGTTGATGTCGCGGTCGGCAAACGGTTCGAGTAGTTCGAGCAGCAGACCGGGGTAGTTGGCGTTCGGGTAGACGACGAACGAGGACTTCCCGCCGGCGTCCGAGCGGTCCTCGGGCGGTGCGACGACGAAGAAGCGCGTGGAGTTGCTGGTGCGGTCCTGGATGTCCTCGGCGACGAGCTGGAGGTCGCCGGTGGCGTTGTCGGGGTGGGCGATGCCGGCGACGGTCGCGTCCTCGCGTGCGAGTTCGACGCTTCGTGCCGTAGAGGCGACGGCTTCGCGGTCGGCGTCGGGGTAGTTCTCGTCGAGGAACGTCCGGACCTGCGCGAGCGCCTGGGAGTGGCTGGCGACGGTGTCGAAGTTCCCGCTCTGCGCGATGAGCGCGTGCTTAACGGGTGTGACGACCTCGCGGACGACGGCGAGGTCGGTGTCCGCGAGCGCGTCCAGGGTCTCCGTCACCGACCCCTCGATGCTGTTCTCGATTGGGACGACGCCGCGGCTGGCGCTCCCGTCGGCGACCGCGTCGACGATGCCGCGCACAGACTCGGCGAATGCGATGTCGCCGTCGTCTGCGACGGCGAGCGCTGCGCGGTGTGAGTACGTACCGGCGGGC contains:
- the leuS gene encoding leucine--tRNA ligase gives rise to the protein MTYQPREIEQKWQDRWAEGGRYDATPDSDDEDATFVTVPYPYPSGGMHIGHARTYTVPDVYARYRRLQGDNVLFPIAWHVTGTPIIGAVNRLQKGEEEQLSVLRDTYNVPEDELETLETPMGFARYFIENHYKENMQSLGLSIDWRREFTTNDERYSKFVTWQYETLRDHGRLEKGLHPVKYCTDEENPVTTHDILEGEEAEFQEYTLVKFQSGDTVVPMATLRPETVRGVTNAYIDPGANYVEANVDGERWLVSDEAAEKLVLQQRDVEILDRFTGERLVGEHVTNPVTGEDVLVLPAGFVDADNATGVVMSVPAHSPDDWVALQEAKADDERMREYGIDPADVDAIEPKAIIDVEAYDDEFPARAAVEEFGIESSDDPALEDATQQVYNREFHSGTLKDMYGEYAGAIVEDVRDELADHFQSSGEFDTMYEFSEEVVCRCGGEVEVAKQDTWFLTYSDQDWKELAHEAIADLDAIPENTRDQLDHTVDWLNEWPCIRNYGLGTRLPWDDDFVIEPLSDSTVYMSYYTIAHRLEDVPPEQMDREFFDTLFYGADAVDDPDETALDLREEWEYWYPVDYRISGNDLISNHLTFYLFHHTDLFDESKWPEGIAVAGMGLLEGKAMSSSSGHVVLPTEAIEEYGADTVRFFLLNSAEPWQDFDWRGDEVGTTQNQLARFYERAQDVITAPAGERDLERIDRWLLSKLQSTIREATEAMDDFQTRKASQEAFYHFEEHLTWYRKRADLDRPGARWTLQEVLRTRLRLLAPIVPFLANELHEQLTGEPVEDAAWPEADPELESARVEVEERLVENLADDVREVIDVTGTDPDRIAIYAAAPWKHRVYETVRETGPDVGAVMGKVMQQDSLREKGNAVNDLAQDLVSDVRERDDDELVALDEVDETELYETAAGYIAREFEASVDVVAEQDADADRASRAVPFRPAIDLE
- a CDS encoding Hsp20/alpha crystallin family protein; protein product: MTSRGIPFEELERILERLDDARDGGSEFAVDVKDADGRFTVTADLPGFESEDIEVEVQDRTLRIDAERSEDTKIDEEQYIRRERSERSTSRSLTLPEAVDEDATSASFQHGVLTVELPKASASDDGTTVDIE
- the pheA gene encoding prephenate dehydratase; this translates as MQTVTLGPAGTYSHRAALAVADDGDIAFAESVRGIVDAVADGSASRGVVPIENSIEGSVTETLDALADTDLAVVREVVTPVKHALIAQSGNFDTVASHSQALAQVRTFLDENYPDADREAVASTARSVELAREDATVAGIAHPDNATGDLQLVAEDIQDRTSNSTRFFVVAPPEDRSDAGGKSSFVVYPNANYPGLLLELLEPFADRDINLSRVESRPSGERLGDYVFHVDVAAGLYEERTQAALEEIEAIAEDGWVHRLGSYDVEHVV